The following are encoded together in the Planococcus antarcticus DSM 14505 genome:
- a CDS encoding glycoside hydrolase family 65 protein — MMDYTQGKKKLEDWVVSEMEYSPDSLGKCEAIMSLGNGYMGLRSGTEEPYIDETRNMFVSGTFNKAFENEATELPNLADITRIDVRVDGERFSLEFGKTNNYMRQLNLKTAELTRSFDWVSPLGKDLRFVFKRFVSLHNLHLIGMKMEVECLTAPVQFSFESGIDAQMNNSGTQHFLEGERRIFDKQFIQLVQTTNESEIDVVINTSHKVILNDQPIEQDPNMKMNRRKVWQSYEVELEPNDKLAVEKLTTLYTSRDKPVDNAAYSLDELREQSLQALKNSVKEGYDLLFKEHQKEWDDKVWNVYDFEIDSEDGFDQLAIRFSLYHLICMTPAHDDRMGIAAKGLSGEGYKGHSFWDTELFILPFFIYSNPEIARSLLIYRYRGLVGARKKAMENGYEGSMYPWEMAWPTDGEVTPIWGDIDVVTGTQTKIWPGFIEQHISADIAFAVYQYHNVTNDYKFLEDYGYEIVFDTARFWASRLEWNDEKKEYHINGVIGPDEYKEHIDNNAFTNYMAYFNIKLAIHYYEKLVKENPELLGKLEELLQFKNAFADWTQKVKEIYLPAPRAKDLIIPQDDTYLQLKKMDLSKYKNQDRVRTIYNDYNAEQINAIQVSKQADTLILLYLLEQTFLHGDPRLTGKVKEANFRYYESKTLHDSSLSLTTHAILASDIGEKELAYSLFKKSTEIDLGPKMNTSDMGIHAASIGGIWKTAVFGFAGIRLVDGKLKVNPALPNHWNRLNFTIQWQGQPVRFSITQSKLSVEVIDRKTLIFENDGKLYTCEDTINISIVAANSES; from the coding sequence ATGATGGATTATACACAAGGGAAAAAAAAGCTTGAAGACTGGGTCGTTTCAGAAATGGAATATTCTCCCGACTCACTGGGAAAATGCGAAGCGATTATGTCCCTAGGCAACGGTTATATGGGATTGCGTTCAGGAACAGAAGAACCGTATATCGATGAAACAAGAAATATGTTTGTCAGCGGTACATTTAATAAGGCGTTTGAAAATGAGGCAACCGAACTTCCGAACTTGGCGGATATAACAAGGATAGATGTTCGAGTCGATGGTGAACGCTTTAGTTTGGAATTTGGAAAAACAAACAACTACATGCGGCAGCTAAATTTGAAGACGGCTGAATTAACAAGAAGCTTTGACTGGGTGTCACCGCTCGGAAAAGACCTGCGATTTGTTTTCAAACGATTCGTATCTCTTCACAACCTGCATTTAATCGGCATGAAAATGGAAGTCGAATGCCTGACTGCTCCGGTCCAATTTTCTTTCGAATCTGGAATAGATGCTCAGATGAATAACTCGGGTACCCAGCATTTTTTAGAAGGCGAACGTAGAATTTTTGATAAGCAGTTTATCCAGCTAGTGCAAACGACAAATGAATCCGAAATCGATGTTGTGATCAACACGTCACACAAAGTAATCTTAAACGACCAGCCGATAGAGCAGGACCCGAACATGAAAATGAATCGGCGAAAAGTCTGGCAGAGTTACGAGGTCGAGCTTGAACCAAATGACAAGCTAGCAGTTGAAAAACTGACGACTTTGTATACTAGCAGGGATAAACCAGTTGATAACGCAGCGTATAGCTTAGACGAGTTGCGTGAACAATCACTGCAAGCGCTAAAGAACAGTGTGAAAGAAGGATACGACCTTCTTTTCAAAGAACATCAAAAAGAATGGGACGACAAAGTTTGGAATGTATACGACTTTGAAATTGACAGCGAAGATGGTTTTGATCAGCTTGCAATAAGGTTTTCTCTCTACCATCTGATCTGCATGACACCTGCCCACGACGACAGAATGGGAATCGCTGCTAAAGGCCTAAGTGGAGAAGGCTATAAAGGGCATTCATTCTGGGATACGGAATTGTTCATTCTACCATTTTTCATTTATTCAAATCCTGAAATTGCTAGGTCTTTGCTCATTTACCGCTATCGCGGGCTGGTTGGAGCACGGAAGAAAGCAATGGAAAACGGCTATGAGGGTTCCATGTATCCATGGGAAATGGCGTGGCCTACGGATGGTGAAGTAACTCCTATATGGGGTGATATTGATGTCGTCACAGGAACCCAAACAAAAATTTGGCCAGGGTTTATTGAACAGCATATTTCGGCAGATATCGCATTTGCGGTTTATCAATACCACAACGTAACAAATGACTATAAATTCTTGGAGGATTATGGTTATGAAATCGTCTTTGATACGGCCAGGTTCTGGGCAAGCCGCCTTGAATGGAATGATGAAAAAAAGGAATACCACATCAATGGAGTAATTGGTCCCGATGAATACAAAGAGCATATAGACAATAATGCGTTCACCAATTATATGGCTTATTTTAATATTAAACTGGCCATTCACTATTATGAAAAGCTGGTGAAAGAAAACCCAGAACTCCTGGGAAAACTGGAAGAGCTTCTTCAGTTTAAAAATGCATTTGCAGACTGGACTCAGAAAGTGAAGGAGATTTACTTGCCGGCTCCTCGTGCAAAGGACTTGATAATACCTCAGGATGATACTTACCTGCAGTTAAAGAAGATGGATCTTTCAAAGTATAAAAATCAAGACCGTGTCAGGACGATCTATAACGATTACAATGCAGAACAAATCAACGCCATTCAAGTATCAAAGCAAGCAGATACTTTAATTCTGTTGTATTTATTGGAACAGACTTTCCTGCATGGTGATCCACGTCTGACTGGCAAGGTCAAAGAAGCGAACTTCCGTTATTATGAATCGAAGACTTTGCATGATTCTTCATTGAGCTTAACCACGCATGCCATTTTAGCGAGCGATATCGGAGAAAAGGAGTTAGCTTATTCACTATTTAAAAAGTCTACTGAAATTGATTTAGGACCGAAGATGAACACGTCGGATATGGGCATTCATGCAGCATCCATAGGCGGAATTTGGAAAACAGCCGTTTTTGGATTTGCAGGGATACGGTTAGTTGATGGAAAACTGAAAGTTAATCCAGCATTACCCAATCATTGGAATCGTCTGAATTTCACGATTCAATGGCAAGGTCAGCCGGTCAGATTTTCTATTACGCAATCTAAATTGTCTGTTGAAGTGATTGATAGAAAGACCTTAATATTTGAGAACGACGGAAAACTTTACACGTGCGAAGATACTATAAATATTTCGATTGTAGCAGCCAACAGTGAATCTTAG